From Cellulomonas fimi ATCC 484, a single genomic window includes:
- a CDS encoding L-lactate dehydrogenase — protein MTDIPDLDDAVPDPTVPRRRTSKLAIVGAGAVGSTMAYAALMRGAARTVALFDINRAKAEAEALDLGHGIQFMPMAEVVGSDDIAVCAGADVVMFTAGAKQKPGQTRIDLAEATIALVRKVLPSVVEVAPDAVYVMVTNPVDVVTYAALKISGLPPSQLFGSGTVLDSSRLRYLLARETGVAVQNVHAYVAGEHGDSELPLWSSASIGAVPLLEWNGLGGRGPLTAEVRERIAHEVVDSAYRIIEGKGATNYAVALAGSRIIEAVLNDESRILPVSSLLDGYYGISDVCLSVPAVVGSGGVGDRLAVPMSADELAGLRRSADAVRSVARSFGF, from the coding sequence ATGACCGACATCCCCGACCTCGACGACGCCGTCCCCGACCCGACCGTGCCCCGGCGTCGCACGTCGAAGCTCGCGATCGTCGGTGCGGGCGCCGTCGGCTCGACGATGGCCTACGCCGCCCTCATGCGCGGTGCGGCCCGGACCGTCGCGCTGTTCGACATCAACCGGGCCAAGGCCGAGGCCGAGGCTCTCGACCTCGGGCACGGCATCCAGTTCATGCCGATGGCCGAGGTCGTCGGCTCGGACGACATCGCGGTGTGCGCGGGGGCCGACGTCGTGATGTTCACGGCCGGCGCGAAGCAGAAGCCCGGCCAGACGCGGATCGACCTCGCCGAGGCGACGATCGCGCTGGTCCGCAAGGTGCTGCCCTCCGTCGTCGAGGTCGCGCCCGACGCCGTCTACGTCATGGTGACGAACCCGGTCGACGTCGTGACGTACGCCGCCCTGAAGATCTCGGGCCTGCCGCCGTCGCAGCTGTTCGGGTCCGGCACGGTGCTGGACTCCTCCCGGCTGCGCTACCTCCTCGCGCGCGAGACGGGCGTCGCCGTCCAGAACGTGCACGCGTACGTCGCGGGTGAGCACGGCGACAGCGAGCTCCCGCTGTGGAGCTCCGCGAGCATCGGCGCGGTGCCGCTGCTCGAGTGGAACGGCCTCGGCGGCCGCGGCCCGCTCACCGCGGAGGTGCGCGAGCGGATCGCGCACGAGGTGGTCGACTCCGCCTACCGGATCATCGAGGGCAAGGGCGCGACCAACTACGCCGTCGCGCTCGCAGGGTCGCGCATCATCGAGGCCGTGCTGAACGACGAGTCGCGGATCCTGCCCGTGTCCTCGCTGCTCGACGGCTACTACGGGATCTCCGACGTGTGCCTGTCCGTGCCCGCCGTGGTCGGCTCGGGTGGAGTGGGCGACCGGCTCGCGGTGCCCATGTCCGCCGACGAGCTGGCGGGGCTGCGTCGCTCGGCGGACGCGGTCCGCTCGGTGGCGCGCTCCTTCGGCTTCTGA
- a CDS encoding DUF5302 domain-containing protein, which produces MGNDSAKPAAGAASDDAKAKFREALDRKKAAQHRTADASTNTGPVHGSETAGPVQRRFQRKSGAS; this is translated from the coding sequence ATGGGGAACGACAGCGCGAAGCCGGCAGCGGGGGCGGCGAGCGACGACGCCAAGGCGAAGTTCCGGGAGGCGCTCGACCGCAAGAAGGCGGCGCAGCACCGGACGGCCGACGCGTCGACGAACACCGGTCCCGTGCACGGCTCCGAGACGGCCGGCCCGGTCCAGCGGCGCTTCCAGCGCAAGTCCGGCGCCTCCTGA
- a CDS encoding class I SAM-dependent methyltransferase — translation MTGQEHYFTAQPASPVELRTVGVELAGRRVQVQTAGGVFSPDHVDLGTQVLLRTAPPAPAQGDLLDLGCGWGPVALSLALESPDARVWAVDVNERALDLVRRNAAALGLANVVAALPDDVPDDVRFATIRSNPPIRVGKDALHTLLLRWLPRRTPGGDAHLVVGKNLGADSLQRWLADALGAGTVVERTASAKGFRVLAVRDA, via the coding sequence GTGACCGGCCAGGAGCACTACTTCACCGCGCAGCCCGCGTCCCCGGTGGAGCTGCGGACCGTGGGTGTCGAGCTCGCCGGGCGGCGCGTGCAGGTGCAGACCGCCGGCGGCGTGTTCTCCCCCGACCACGTCGACCTCGGCACGCAGGTGCTGCTGCGCACGGCCCCGCCTGCGCCGGCGCAGGGTGACCTCCTGGACCTCGGGTGCGGCTGGGGACCCGTCGCGCTGTCGCTCGCCCTCGAGTCGCCCGACGCCCGCGTGTGGGCGGTCGACGTCAACGAGCGCGCGCTCGACCTCGTCCGGCGCAACGCCGCCGCGCTCGGGCTCGCCAACGTGGTGGCCGCCCTCCCCGACGACGTCCCCGACGACGTGCGCTTCGCGACGATCCGCTCCAACCCGCCGATCCGCGTGGGCAAGGACGCCCTGCACACGCTGCTGCTGCGCTGGCTGCCGCGCCGCACGCCCGGCGGCGACGCGCACCTGGTGGTCGGCAAGAACCTCGGCGCGGACTCGCTGCAGCGCTGGCTCGCCGACGCGCTCGGTGCGGGCACCGTCGTCGAACGGACCGCGAGCGCCAAGGGCTTCCGGGTGCTGGCGGTCCGCGACGCCTGA
- a CDS encoding ATP-dependent DNA helicase, producing MPPAEPSVDDLLDLAVGALGGARRDGQHTMATAVADALESGEHLLVQAGTGTGKSLGYLVPAVRHAVLADERVVVSTATLALQRQVVTRDLPLVADALAPRLPRAPRIALLKGWHNYACVHKVAGGYPDDEPGTLFDLGDHAGAADHPAVAGAGRRDGGESLGEQVVRLREWAQETATGDRDDLVPGVTDRAWSQVSVTSLECLGTRCPMIDECFPERARAAAREADVVVTNHAMLGIAASGSPGVLPEHDVLVVDEAHELTDRVTAQATSDLSIATVEHAARLARRHGGVPTTDLDTAGQALAAALVELPEGRFPDGLPDAPRAAVAAVRDASRTLLSVLKPEPAAGGKAAPPDGGLKMAASAMLALFEVADRMAADPEDTRHTVLWCARSEDRRGAVLTRLHAAPLAVNGLIRTHLLAGRTGVLTSATLSIGGSFDPVARSVGLEVRPDAEPVGPTEVRPHEDEPTQKAPQSPDATPTWRGLDVGSPFDYPRQGILYVARRLPPPGREPATDAQLDEIEALVRAAGGRTLGLFSSRRAATAAALALRERLDVPVLLQGDDQLPTLVAQFAADEPTCLFGTLSLWQGVDVPGPTCRLVLIDRIPFPRPDDPVRSARAEAVAAAGGNGFMSVSATHAALLLAQGAGRLVRTVEDRGVVAVLDPRLSTARYGDFLARSLPAFWRTTERDVAVSALQRLAAAD from the coding sequence GTGCCCCCAGCCGAACCCTCGGTCGACGACCTGCTCGACCTCGCCGTCGGCGCCCTCGGGGGTGCGCGCCGGGACGGCCAGCACACGATGGCGACGGCCGTCGCGGACGCGCTCGAGTCGGGTGAGCACCTGCTGGTGCAGGCCGGCACGGGCACGGGGAAGTCGCTCGGGTACCTCGTGCCCGCGGTCCGCCACGCGGTCCTGGCGGACGAGCGCGTGGTCGTGTCCACGGCGACGCTCGCGCTGCAGCGGCAGGTCGTGACGCGGGACCTCCCGCTCGTCGCCGACGCGCTCGCGCCGCGGCTGCCGCGCGCCCCGCGGATCGCGCTGCTCAAGGGCTGGCACAACTACGCGTGCGTGCACAAGGTCGCCGGCGGGTACCCCGACGACGAGCCGGGCACGCTGTTCGACCTCGGTGACCACGCGGGTGCCGCGGACCACCCCGCGGTCGCGGGCGCAGGGCGGCGCGACGGCGGTGAGTCGCTGGGGGAGCAGGTGGTGCGGCTGCGCGAGTGGGCGCAGGAGACAGCGACGGGCGACCGTGACGACCTCGTCCCGGGCGTCACCGACCGGGCCTGGAGCCAGGTCTCGGTCACGTCGCTGGAGTGCCTGGGGACCCGTTGCCCGATGATCGACGAGTGCTTCCCCGAGCGGGCGCGCGCCGCGGCGCGGGAGGCCGACGTGGTGGTGACCAACCACGCGATGCTCGGGATCGCCGCGTCCGGTTCGCCGGGCGTGCTTCCCGAGCACGACGTCCTGGTCGTCGACGAGGCGCACGAGCTCACGGACCGCGTGACCGCGCAGGCGACGTCCGACCTGTCGATCGCGACCGTCGAGCACGCCGCGCGCCTCGCGCGGCGGCACGGCGGCGTGCCGACCACCGACCTCGACACCGCGGGCCAGGCGCTCGCCGCGGCTCTCGTCGAGCTGCCCGAGGGACGGTTCCCGGACGGGCTGCCGGACGCGCCCCGCGCCGCCGTCGCCGCGGTGCGCGACGCCTCCCGGACGCTGCTCAGCGTGCTCAAGCCCGAGCCTGCCGCGGGGGGCAAGGCGGCCCCGCCCGACGGGGGGCTGAAGATGGCGGCGTCCGCGATGCTCGCGCTGTTCGAGGTCGCCGACCGCATGGCGGCCGACCCGGAGGACACACGGCACACCGTGCTGTGGTGCGCCCGCTCGGAGGACCGGCGTGGCGCGGTGCTCACGCGGCTGCACGCTGCGCCGCTCGCGGTCAACGGCCTCATCCGCACGCACCTGCTGGCGGGGCGCACGGGCGTGCTCACGTCGGCCACCCTGTCCATCGGCGGGTCGTTCGACCCCGTGGCGAGGTCGGTGGGCCTCGAGGTCCGCCCGGACGCCGAGCCCGTGGGGCCGACCGAGGTCCGACCTCACGAGGACGAGCCCACGCAGAAGGCACCCCAGTCGCCGGACGCGACGCCCACGTGGCGCGGGCTCGACGTCGGCAGCCCTTTCGACTACCCCCGCCAGGGCATCCTCTACGTGGCCCGGCGGCTGCCGCCCCCGGGCCGTGAGCCCGCGACCGACGCGCAGCTCGACGAGATCGAGGCGCTCGTGCGCGCCGCCGGCGGCCGGACGCTCGGGCTGTTCTCGTCGCGACGTGCCGCCACGGCGGCGGCGCTGGCTCTGCGTGAGCGCCTGGACGTGCCGGTCCTGCTCCAGGGCGACGACCAGCTCCCGACGCTCGTCGCGCAGTTCGCGGCCGACGAGCCGACGTGCCTGTTCGGCACTCTCTCGCTGTGGCAGGGCGTGGACGTGCCCGGCCCGACGTGCAGGCTCGTGCTCATCGACCGCATCCCCTTCCCCCGCCCGGACGACCCGGTGCGCTCCGCACGCGCGGAGGCCGTCGCCGCGGCCGGCGGGAACGGGTTCATGTCGGTGTCGGCGACGCACGCCGCCCTGCTGCTCGCGCAGGGCGCCGGTCGGCTCGTGCGGACCGTCGAGGACCGCGGCGTCGTCGCCGTCCTCGACCCGCGGCTGTCGACCGCCCGGTACGGCGACTTCCTCGCGCGCTCGCTCCCCGCGTTCTGGCGGACCACCGAGCGCGACGTCGCCGTGTCCGCACTGCAGCGTCTCGCTGCGGCGGACTAG
- a CDS encoding Rho termination factor N-terminal domain-containing protein — translation MPGRMRDPGPSVKDARLYERLRDEGSSKEKAARIANASAGSSRASVGRAGGRSGDYEDWTVADLRTKAAEVGIQGRSSMRKSELVAALRRH, via the coding sequence ATGCCCGGACGGATGAGAGACCCCGGACCGAGCGTCAAGGACGCCCGGCTGTACGAGCGGCTTCGCGACGAGGGCAGCAGCAAGGAGAAGGCCGCGCGCATCGCGAACGCCTCAGCGGGCTCGTCGCGCGCCTCCGTGGGCCGCGCGGGCGGCCGCTCCGGCGACTACGAGGACTGGACCGTCGCGGACCTGCGCACGAAGGCCGCCGAGGTCGGCATCCAGGGGCGGTCGTCGATGCGGAAGTCCGAGCTCGTCGCAGCGCTGCGCCGGCACTGA
- the nrdR gene encoding transcriptional regulator NrdR, whose amino-acid sequence MHCPFCRHPDSRVVDSRTSDDGASIRRRRQCPQCHRRFTTLETASLSVVKRSGVTEPFSREKIATGVRKACQGRPVSEDDLAVLAQRVEETLRSSGSAEIDAYEIGLAILGPLRELDEVAYLRFASVYQAFDSLEDFEAAITVLRADREGRVERDAGDDRTDDRADVEDDPAEPTPV is encoded by the coding sequence GTGCACTGTCCGTTCTGCCGACACCCGGACTCCCGGGTCGTCGACTCGCGCACGTCCGACGACGGCGCGTCGATCCGCCGTCGCCGCCAGTGCCCGCAGTGCCACCGCCGATTCACGACGCTCGAGACGGCGAGCCTGTCGGTCGTCAAGCGGTCGGGCGTCACCGAGCCGTTCAGCCGCGAGAAGATCGCGACGGGCGTACGCAAGGCGTGCCAGGGGCGGCCGGTGAGCGAGGACGACCTCGCGGTGCTCGCGCAGCGCGTCGAGGAGACGCTGCGCTCGTCCGGATCGGCGGAGATCGACGCCTACGAGATCGGTCTGGCGATCCTCGGGCCGCTGCGCGAGCTCGACGAGGTCGCGTACCTCCGGTTCGCCAGCGTCTACCAGGCCTTCGACTCGCTCGAGGACTTCGAGGCCGCGATCACGGTGCTGCGCGCCGACCGGGAGGGTCGCGTGGAGCGCGACGCTGGGGACGACCGGACGGACGACCGGGCGGACGTCGAGGACGACCCGGCCGAGCCGACACCGGTCTGA
- the hflX gene encoding GTPase HflX, with protein sequence MNDPQHTTHEAEAYDPPRSVQDVADDVVARVLARAGTALQDGATVHSSFDGDQLDLEERTSLRRVAGLSTELEDVTEVEYRQLRLEKVVLVGVWGTGTAEDAEISLRELAALAETAGSEVLDGVIQRRRTPDPGTYLGSGKAAELAMLVASVGADTVVVDGELAPSQRRALEDIVRVKVVDRTALILDIFAQHAKSREGKAQVELAQLEYLLPRLRGWGESMSRQAGGQVGGAGAGMGSRGPGETKIELDRRRIRNRMAKLRREIAAMEPARRTKRASRKKNAIPSVAIAGYTNAGKSSLLNRLTNAGVLVENALFATLDPTVRRAETTDGRVYTLADTVGFVRALPHQLVEAFRSTLEEVADADLLLHVVDASHPDPEGQIAAVRHVFADIPGAMDVPEIIVLNKADRASAEAIARLRSREVHSVVVSAHTGEGIAELQALIADQLPRPGVAVDVVVPYDRGDLVSRVHEHGDIDAEEHTPLGTALRARVDEALAAELEAASVAR encoded by the coding sequence GTGAACGACCCGCAGCACACCACCCACGAGGCCGAGGCGTACGACCCGCCTCGATCCGTGCAGGACGTCGCCGACGACGTCGTCGCGCGTGTGCTCGCCCGGGCCGGCACCGCGCTCCAGGACGGTGCGACCGTCCACTCGTCGTTCGACGGCGACCAGCTCGACCTCGAGGAGCGCACGTCGCTGCGCCGGGTCGCCGGGCTGTCGACCGAGCTCGAGGACGTCACCGAGGTCGAGTACCGCCAGCTGCGCCTCGAGAAGGTCGTGCTGGTCGGCGTCTGGGGCACGGGCACGGCGGAGGACGCGGAGATCTCCCTGCGCGAGCTCGCGGCGCTCGCCGAGACGGCGGGCTCGGAGGTCCTCGACGGCGTCATCCAGCGGCGCCGCACGCCCGACCCCGGTACCTACCTCGGGTCCGGCAAGGCGGCCGAGCTCGCGATGCTCGTCGCGTCGGTCGGCGCGGACACGGTCGTCGTCGACGGCGAGTTGGCGCCGTCGCAGCGCCGCGCGCTGGAGGACATCGTGCGCGTCAAGGTCGTCGACCGGACGGCGCTGATCCTCGACATCTTCGCGCAGCACGCCAAGTCCCGGGAGGGCAAGGCGCAGGTCGAGCTCGCGCAGCTCGAGTACCTGCTGCCGCGCCTGCGCGGGTGGGGCGAGTCGATGTCCCGGCAGGCCGGTGGCCAGGTCGGCGGGGCAGGTGCCGGCATGGGCTCCCGTGGTCCCGGTGAGACGAAGATCGAGCTCGACCGCCGGCGGATCCGCAACCGGATGGCGAAGCTGCGGCGGGAGATCGCCGCGATGGAGCCCGCGCGCCGCACCAAGCGCGCGTCGCGCAAGAAGAACGCGATCCCGTCGGTCGCGATCGCCGGGTACACCAACGCCGGCAAGTCGTCGCTGCTCAACCGGCTGACGAACGCCGGTGTGCTCGTCGAGAACGCGCTGTTCGCGACGCTGGACCCGACGGTCCGCCGTGCGGAGACGACGGACGGCCGGGTCTACACGCTCGCCGACACCGTCGGGTTCGTGCGCGCGCTGCCGCACCAGCTCGTCGAGGCGTTCCGCTCGACGCTCGAGGAGGTCGCGGACGCCGACCTGCTGCTGCACGTCGTCGACGCCTCCCACCCGGACCCCGAGGGGCAGATCGCGGCCGTCCGGCACGTCTTCGCCGACATCCCGGGCGCGATGGACGTCCCCGAGATCATCGTGCTCAACAAGGCCGACCGTGCGTCGGCGGAGGCGATCGCCCGGCTGCGGTCGCGCGAGGTGCACTCCGTCGTCGTCTCGGCGCACACGGGTGAGGGCATCGCGGAGCTCCAGGCGCTCATCGCCGACCAGCTGCCCCGGCCGGGCGTCGCGGTCGACGTGGTCGTCCCGTACGACCGCGGCGACCTCGTGAGCCGGGTGCACGAGCACGGCGACATCGACGCCGAGGAGCACACGCCGCTGGGCACCGCGCTGCGGGCCCGGGTGGACGAGGCGCTCGCCGCGGAGCTCGAGGCGGCCTCCGTCGCCCGCTGA
- the lexA gene encoding transcriptional repressor LexA → MSASGDTGTTGTDQAVATVHALPDGPHGVDGLTARQRLVLETIRASVESRGYPPSMREIGEAVGLTSPSSVKHQLTVLERKGYLRRDPNRPRAIEVVQPDDSRGVGTWTAPDGSRSAFAPTGDDGERVPSPSYVPVVGRIAAGGPILAEQVVEDVFPLPRQLVGDGDLFLLRVAGDSMVDAAICDGDWVVVRRQPVAENGEIVAAMIDGEATVKTLRRADGHVWLMPHNAAYSPIAGDEATILGRVVSVLRSL, encoded by the coding sequence GTGAGCGCGAGCGGGGACACCGGGACGACCGGGACCGACCAGGCCGTGGCGACGGTGCACGCCCTGCCGGACGGGCCGCACGGCGTCGACGGCCTGACCGCGCGCCAGCGGCTCGTCCTGGAGACGATCCGGGCGTCCGTCGAGTCGCGGGGCTACCCCCCGAGCATGCGGGAGATCGGCGAGGCCGTCGGCCTGACGAGCCCGTCGAGCGTCAAGCACCAGCTCACGGTGCTCGAGCGCAAGGGGTACCTGCGGCGCGACCCCAACCGCCCGCGTGCCATCGAGGTCGTCCAGCCCGACGACTCGCGCGGCGTGGGCACGTGGACGGCGCCGGACGGCAGCCGGTCCGCGTTCGCGCCCACGGGCGACGACGGCGAGCGCGTGCCCAGCCCGTCGTACGTGCCGGTGGTCGGCCGGATCGCCGCCGGCGGGCCGATCCTCGCGGAGCAGGTCGTCGAGGACGTGTTCCCGCTCCCCCGCCAGCTCGTGGGCGACGGCGACCTGTTCCTCCTGCGCGTGGCGGGCGACTCGATGGTCGACGCCGCGATCTGCGACGGCGACTGGGTCGTCGTGCGGCGGCAGCCCGTGGCGGAGAACGGTGAGATCGTCGCCGCGATGATCGACGGGGAGGCGACCGTCAAGACGCTGCGGCGCGCCGACGGGCACGTCTGGCTGATGCCGCACAACGCCGCGTACTCCCCCATCGCCGGAGACGAGGCGACGATCCTCGGCCGCGTCGTCTCGGTGCTGCGCAGCCTCTGA
- a CDS encoding S9 family peptidase gives MIPDDLALLRTPGSPAVLPDGSAAVVSVTRPDPRSDEYVGHLWRVPLDGDVAAVPLTRGHRDTAPDVSPDGRWVVFCRAEPRGKPQVFVVEATGGEPVQLTDAPLGASSPRFSPDGSSVAYLARVPEEGRYVPDGDPASEPPRHITGFQYRSDGLGFGVDRRQHLFVVDLPAVATDPDAPVTDAPAVPAARQLTEGDLDVRDARWLPSGDALVAAVARHGARDEDLRRDAVLVPVAGGPTGLTGLVPVTDADHGATLTVETVLPTPDGAAVWLLATDVGPSGRDFVAAHLGLFRVDLDGGEPGRTPGRAVRLTDPESVDLVAGILAASADGPLVGLQHRGAVHLARVGADGGLTTLLGGSHVLTGAAVASASTVSTAAAGERVVAVAAGPATAGDVLVVDGPAVRVRTDLSAPLRATGRLREPRELDAVAPDGYPVHGWVVTPDPERFGTGPHPTVLMIHGGPHAQYTHALFDEVQVLAAAGYAVVLGNPRGSAGYGRAHGAAIRGAFGTVDADDVLALLDAALALPETDAERVGVMGGSYGGYLTAWLTTRTDRFAAAVVERGFLDPVSFVGSSDIGWFFGLEYLGDAADEEGRRAVAAQSPMAHVGAVTTPTLVIHSEQDWRCPVEQGQRWFVELRRRGVEAELLLFPGEGHELTRSGRPRHRVQRFEHVLAWWARHLPVG, from the coding sequence GTGATCCCCGACGACCTCGCGCTGCTGCGCACTCCCGGTTCCCCCGCCGTCCTGCCCGACGGCTCCGCCGCCGTCGTGTCCGTCACCCGGCCCGACCCGCGGTCCGACGAGTACGTCGGCCACCTGTGGCGCGTGCCGCTCGACGGCGACGTCGCGGCCGTCCCGCTCACCCGCGGCCACCGCGACACCGCCCCGGACGTCTCGCCCGACGGGCGCTGGGTCGTGTTCTGCCGCGCAGAGCCGCGGGGCAAACCGCAGGTCTTCGTCGTCGAGGCGACCGGCGGCGAGCCGGTGCAGCTCACCGACGCTCCGCTCGGGGCCTCGTCGCCCCGCTTCTCGCCCGACGGCTCGTCGGTCGCCTATCTCGCTCGTGTCCCGGAGGAGGGGCGCTACGTGCCGGACGGCGACCCCGCGAGCGAGCCGCCGCGGCACATCACGGGCTTCCAGTACCGCAGCGACGGCCTCGGCTTCGGCGTAGACCGACGGCAGCACCTGTTCGTGGTCGACCTTCCCGCCGTCGCGACGGACCCCGACGCTCCGGTCACCGACGCGCCGGCCGTGCCCGCGGCGCGGCAGCTCACCGAGGGCGACCTCGACGTGCGCGACGCGCGCTGGCTGCCGTCGGGCGACGCGCTCGTGGCCGCGGTGGCGCGGCACGGCGCGCGCGACGAGGACCTGCGCCGGGACGCGGTCCTGGTCCCGGTCGCCGGGGGACCGACGGGCCTGACGGGCCTCGTGCCGGTCACCGACGCGGACCACGGTGCGACGCTCACGGTCGAGACGGTCCTGCCCACGCCGGACGGTGCCGCCGTGTGGCTCCTCGCGACCGACGTGGGCCCGTCGGGGCGCGACTTCGTCGCCGCGCACCTCGGGCTGTTCCGCGTCGACCTCGACGGCGGCGAGCCGGGGCGGACGCCCGGGCGGGCCGTACGGCTCACGGACCCCGAGTCGGTGGACCTGGTCGCGGGGATCCTCGCGGCGTCCGCGGACGGCCCGCTCGTCGGCCTCCAGCACCGCGGGGCCGTGCACCTCGCCCGCGTCGGTGCGGACGGCGGGCTCACGACGCTGCTGGGCGGCTCGCACGTGCTCACGGGCGCGGCCGTCGCGTCGGCGTCGACGGTGTCGACGGCGGCGGCGGGCGAGCGGGTGGTCGCGGTGGCCGCCGGGCCGGCGACCGCGGGTGACGTCCTGGTCGTCGACGGTCCCGCCGTGCGGGTCCGCACGGACCTGTCGGCGCCGTTGCGTGCCACGGGACGCCTGCGCGAGCCGCGCGAGCTCGACGCGGTCGCGCCGGACGGGTACCCGGTGCACGGGTGGGTCGTGACGCCGGACCCGGAGCGGTTCGGGACGGGGCCGCACCCGACGGTGCTGATGATCCACGGCGGCCCGCACGCGCAGTACACGCACGCGCTGTTCGACGAGGTCCAGGTGCTGGCGGCGGCGGGCTACGCGGTCGTGCTCGGCAACCCGCGCGGCTCGGCGGGGTACGGCCGCGCGCACGGTGCCGCGATCCGCGGCGCGTTCGGCACCGTCGACGCGGACGACGTGCTGGCGCTGCTGGACGCGGCGCTCGCGCTGCCGGAGACGGACGCGGAGCGCGTCGGCGTGATGGGCGGGTCGTACGGCGGGTACCTGACGGCGTGGCTGACGACGCGGACGGACCGCTTCGCCGCCGCGGTCGTCGAGCGCGGCTTCCTCGACCCGGTGAGCTTCGTGGGGTCGAGCGACATCGGCTGGTTCTTCGGGCTGGAGTACCTCGGCGACGCGGCGGACGAGGAGGGGCGTCGCGCGGTCGCGGCGCAGTCGCCGATGGCCCACGTGGGGGCGGTGACGACGCCCACGCTGGTCATCCACTCGGAGCAGGACTGGCGGTGCCCGGTGGAGCAGGGGCAGCGGTGGTTCGTCGAGCTGCGCCGGCGGGGCGTCGAGGCGGAGCTGCTGCTCTTCCCGGGCGAGGGTCACGAGCTCACGCGGTCGGGCCGCCCCCGGCACCGCGTGCAGCGGTTCGAGCACGTCCTGGCGTGGTGGGCGCGGCACCTGCCGGTGGGCTGA
- a CDS encoding LysM peptidoglycan-binding domain-containing protein — protein MSAAVLSPAGVRRAVPGRPAAPSRPAVSRGHLTLVRTGDVAEARRARPARDAAVPGPLRLTTRGRVVVVLLALLLCVAVSLVASRAAADSPVSGAMEVTRHVVLEGETLWALAEDVARPGEDVRDVVLELVRLNELPSAGLMAGQTIILPAR, from the coding sequence ATGAGCGCAGCGGTGCTGTCCCCGGCGGGCGTGCGGCGTGCGGTGCCGGGGCGACCGGCCGCCCCGAGCCGTCCTGCGGTGTCGCGCGGCCACCTCACGCTCGTCCGGACGGGTGATGTCGCGGAGGCCCGCCGGGCCCGTCCCGCGCGCGACGCGGCGGTGCCCGGACCGTTGCGGCTCACGACGCGCGGTCGGGTCGTCGTGGTGCTGCTGGCCCTGCTCCTGTGCGTCGCGGTGTCGCTCGTCGCCTCGCGCGCAGCGGCGGACTCACCGGTGTCGGGCGCGATGGAGGTCACGCGGCACGTGGTGCTCGAGGGCGAGACGCTCTGGGCGCTCGCCGAGGACGTGGCGCGACCCGGCGAGGACGTGCGCGACGTCGTGCTCGAGCTCGTGCGGCTGAACGAGCTGCCGAGCGCCGGGCTGATGGCTGGTCAGACGATCATCCTGCCCGCGCGATGA